From Spirosoma agri, one genomic window encodes:
- a CDS encoding putative sugar nucleotidyl transferase, whose product MFNLIVFDDPTIRPALLPFTFTRPVAEIRVGILTIAEKWAMRLNTTPSFLTEIYLKGKYPLQTTTDNLYVNGALCPTPELVDRINTLSIGESLISPDGLLMALRTDYAVEEAAQLVDVPQHTETFTAPVPTIRQLWSIVAANGNQIQADFTLLTAGRQSEPITDQFTHCYAPENVFIEKGATIRAAILNAEDGPIYIGKNVTISEGSVVIGPCSFGEGTMVHYNSKMRKNTSAGPYCKVGGEIGNSILFANSGKGHEGYLGDSVVGEWCNLGASTNTSNLKNDYSNVKLYNYAERRLVNTGRMFCGLFMGDFTRAGIGTMFNTGTVVGVNVNVFGSGLPPKHIPSFSWGGAIDGFMTYRLEKAIQVATEAFKRRDREFDEQEAGILREIFNQERLGPHNETPLSLLNNF is encoded by the coding sequence ATGTTCAATTTAATAGTCTTTGATGATCCGACCATTCGTCCGGCGCTGCTGCCTTTCACCTTCACGCGGCCTGTCGCCGAGATACGGGTTGGTATTCTGACCATTGCCGAAAAATGGGCGATGCGCCTGAATACGACGCCCTCCTTCCTGACCGAAATCTATCTTAAAGGTAAATATCCGCTGCAAACAACCACCGACAATCTGTACGTCAACGGAGCTTTGTGCCCCACTCCTGAACTGGTTGATCGGATCAATACGCTGTCCATTGGCGAGAGCCTGATTTCGCCCGACGGACTGCTGATGGCCCTCCGCACCGATTATGCCGTCGAAGAGGCCGCTCAGCTCGTGGACGTACCGCAACATACGGAAACATTTACGGCTCCGGTGCCGACGATTCGTCAACTCTGGAGCATAGTGGCTGCCAACGGCAATCAGATTCAGGCCGACTTTACGCTGCTTACCGCCGGTCGCCAGTCGGAGCCGATCACGGATCAGTTCACGCACTGCTACGCGCCCGAAAACGTGTTCATCGAAAAAGGGGCTACCATCCGGGCCGCTATCCTGAACGCGGAAGATGGTCCCATCTACATCGGCAAAAACGTGACCATCAGCGAAGGCAGTGTTGTGATCGGGCCCTGTTCGTTCGGCGAGGGAACGATGGTGCATTATAACAGTAAAATGCGCAAAAATACCAGCGCAGGGCCCTACTGCAAGGTTGGGGGCGAAATCGGGAACTCCATTTTGTTTGCCAACAGCGGGAAAGGTCACGAAGGGTATCTCGGCGATTCGGTAGTAGGTGAGTGGTGTAATCTGGGGGCCAGCACGAACACCTCGAACCTGAAAAACGACTACTCGAACGTCAAGCTTTACAATTACGCGGAGCGCAGACTGGTTAATACGGGACGCATGTTCTGTGGGTTGTTCATGGGCGATTTCACGCGGGCGGGCATTGGAACGATGTTCAATACCGGAACCGTTGTCGGGGTCAACGTCAACGTGTTTGGCAGTGGGCTGCCCCCCAAACACATTCCCTCGTTTTCGTGGGGTGGAGCCATCGACGGTTTCATGACCTACCGGCTTGAGAAAGCGATTCAGGTAGCGACCGAAGCGTTCAAGCGACGCGACCGGGAATTTGACGAACAGGAAGCAGGCATTTTACGGGAGATTTTTAACCAGGAACGTCTGGGACCGCATAACGAAACGCCCCTTAGCCTGCTGAACAATTTTTAG
- a CDS encoding ChaN family lipoprotein: MRTVLLLLCLFAVAFRPDKPAYRLYGPDLKTKTYAKLVRQATDADVVLFGELHNNPICHWLELQLTKDLQSAKNGALVLGAEMFEADNQTALNDFVQGRTTSKELAAQARLWPNFDTDYSPIVNFAREQKIPFIATNVPRKYATLVARKGLAALDTLPAEAKKQMAPLPLTVDLTLPGYKAMLDMMESHGGSNPSTQTTTTDTKASSPAANFARAQAIKDATMAYFIVQNLKAGQTLLHVNGDYHSKNFDGIVWYLRQQRPDLKIVTLSSVEMADIDKPTVEGTKLADFILAIPADMTKTY, from the coding sequence ATGCGCACTGTCCTGCTTCTGCTCTGCCTGTTTGCTGTCGCCTTCCGACCCGACAAGCCCGCTTATCGCCTTTACGGCCCCGACCTGAAAACCAAAACCTACGCAAAGCTCGTCCGTCAGGCGACCGATGCCGATGTTGTATTGTTCGGTGAGCTGCACAATAACCCCATCTGCCACTGGCTTGAACTTCAGTTGACGAAAGATTTACAATCAGCCAAAAATGGCGCGCTGGTACTGGGAGCTGAGATGTTCGAGGCCGATAACCAAACGGCGCTCAACGACTTCGTGCAGGGACGAACGACCAGCAAAGAACTGGCTGCGCAGGCCCGGTTATGGCCTAACTTCGACACCGATTACAGCCCCATTGTCAACTTCGCCCGCGAGCAGAAAATTCCGTTCATTGCCACCAATGTGCCGCGTAAATATGCCACGCTGGTTGCCCGCAAAGGACTGGCCGCGCTGGACACGCTTCCGGCAGAAGCCAAGAAGCAAATGGCTCCGCTACCGCTTACGGTGGACCTTACCTTACCCGGCTACAAAGCCATGCTCGATATGATGGAGTCGCACGGCGGCAGCAACCCGTCAACGCAAACGACAACCACCGATACCAAAGCCAGTAGCCCAGCCGCTAATTTTGCGCGCGCTCAGGCCATCAAAGATGCGACCATGGCCTACTTTATTGTACAGAATCTGAAAGCCGGTCAGACACTCCTGCACGTAAACGGCGACTATCATTCCAAAAACTTCGACGGCATTGTCTGGTATCTGCGCCAGCAACGGCCTGACCTTAAGATCGTAACGCTTTCCTCTGTCGAGATGGCCGATATCGACAAACCTACCGTCGAAGGGACTAAGCTTGCCGACTTTATTTTGGCCATTCCAGCCGATATGACCAAAACGTACTGA
- a CDS encoding ATP-binding protein, which produces MTRLETLRQFSLFDLVPDEQVQWLIDQSEEISLPGEHTILHAGDFVEYMMLLLEGRIRVDTGTSGSGEEILIYEPKSVLGVLPYSRIQTIRNRIITDKPSRILRLHRDKLRELAQTQYELTEALVHQMTTRVRDFTKLAQQTDKLASLGRLSAGLAHELNNPVSAVVRSVDTLSTHLRATPESFKTVMSLDLANDQVDCVQEVFFKKMDQQTAGETRPLTLLERTSLEDDLTDWLDDHAIDDSMDLAGPLVDYGFTVDDLDWLLEKIGDENLAGVTNWIVNNLVTEKLVSDISEASKRISTLIGSIKNYTHMDRGGGKEQVLLAEGIRSTITLLNHKIKSKHIDLSILIPDDLPVVCGWPGELNQVWTNLIDNAIDALPDGGKIEISSQPDRRSDGSEFVLTTITDNGTGIPEDIQDKIFEPFFTTKEIGKGTGLGLDIVKGIVDHHNGSIKLKSVPGHTAFSICLPTQ; this is translated from the coding sequence ATGACACGTCTAGAAACCCTTCGTCAGTTTTCACTTTTCGATCTTGTGCCCGACGAGCAGGTGCAGTGGCTCATTGATCAGTCCGAAGAAATAAGTCTGCCCGGAGAGCATACGATCTTGCATGCGGGGGATTTTGTAGAGTACATGATGCTGCTCCTGGAGGGGCGGATTCGTGTCGATACGGGCACATCCGGGTCGGGTGAGGAAATTCTGATCTACGAACCGAAGTCGGTGCTGGGGGTACTGCCTTATTCCCGCATTCAGACCATCCGAAACCGAATCATTACCGACAAACCATCACGCATACTCCGGCTTCATCGCGACAAACTGCGTGAACTGGCCCAGACCCAGTATGAACTGACCGAAGCTCTTGTTCATCAGATGACGACGCGGGTCCGGGATTTTACGAAACTGGCGCAGCAGACCGATAAACTGGCGTCGCTTGGTCGCCTGTCGGCGGGGCTGGCTCACGAGCTGAACAACCCCGTGTCAGCCGTTGTGCGCTCAGTCGATACGCTGAGTACTCATTTGCGGGCCACGCCCGAATCGTTCAAGACCGTGATGAGCCTCGATCTGGCCAACGACCAGGTCGATTGTGTGCAGGAAGTGTTTTTTAAGAAAATGGACCAGCAGACAGCCGGCGAAACGCGTCCGCTCACACTACTCGAACGCACCAGTTTGGAAGATGATCTGACCGACTGGCTGGACGATCACGCGATTGATGACAGCATGGATCTGGCCGGTCCACTGGTGGATTACGGCTTTACGGTCGATGATCTGGATTGGCTGCTGGAGAAAATCGGTGACGAGAACCTGGCAGGGGTTACCAACTGGATCGTCAATAATCTGGTGACCGAGAAACTGGTTTCGGACATCAGCGAGGCTTCTAAACGGATATCAACGCTGATCGGCTCTATCAAAAATTATACCCACATGGATCGGGGCGGTGGTAAAGAACAGGTACTGCTCGCCGAAGGTATTCGTAGCACCATTACGCTGCTGAACCACAAAATCAAAAGCAAACACATTGATCTGTCGATTCTTATCCCGGACGATCTGCCGGTCGTTTGCGGCTGGCCGGGCGAGCTGAATCAGGTCTGGACAAATTTGATCGACAACGCCATCGACGCGCTGCCCGATGGGGGTAAAATCGAAATCAGCAGTCAACCCGACCGGCGATCTGATGGGTCGGAGTTCGTTCTGACCACCATTACCGACAACGGCACGGGTATTCCGGAAGACATTCAGGATAAAATATTCGAGCCGTTTTTTACGACCAAGGAAATAGGCAAAGGAACCGGCCTTGGCCTCGACATTGTAAAGGGTATCGTTGACCACCACAATGGCTCGATCAAGCTGAAATCGGTGCCGGGCCATACAGCGTTCAGCATTTGTTTGCCAACTCAATAA
- a CDS encoding FAD-dependent oxidoreductase: protein MKLPIIFSIDDDQQVLKAIQHDLRQQYRKKYRILCTSSAQEALDSLPELKKKGEEVALFLSDQRMPAMSGVEFLSQARKLFPNAKRALLTAYSDIDAAIRAINEVQLDYYIAKPWDPPEEKLYPVLDDLLSDWQSDYRPSYGGLKLVGYQFSPRSHDLKDFLAGNLFPYQWLDIEGDPQAQALLDLHGIDRSNLPAIVFEDGTTLTQPTIGDLGEKLGLQPKATQSLYDLAIIGAGPAGLAAAVYGGSEGLKTILVDKRAPGGQAGTSSRIENYLGFPNGLSGADLTRRAITQAQRFGVEFLAPQEVVSIRPQGLYKHIRMADGSEIVTRAIVLSTGVSYHKLENESLDKFTSAGVYYGAATTEAYAFKGKPVYIVGGGNSAGQGAMYLSRTASEVFICVRRPDLTETMSQYLVDQIEQTPNIKVLGCTEVVEGLGKERLECLVLENMDTHERQTVNAAGLFIFIGTKPLTDWIEMDILKDPKGFIATGRDLAKYADFKKVWNHDREPYLLETCSAGIFAAGDVRAGAMNRVASAVGEGAMAVSFVHKYLADN from the coding sequence ATGAAGCTACCGATCATTTTTTCTATCGACGACGACCAGCAGGTGTTGAAAGCCATTCAGCATGATCTGCGGCAGCAATACCGTAAAAAATACCGCATTCTGTGTACCAGTTCGGCGCAGGAGGCTCTTGATTCGTTACCCGAGCTAAAGAAAAAAGGGGAGGAGGTGGCCCTGTTTCTCTCCGATCAGCGAATGCCCGCCATGAGTGGCGTCGAATTTCTGTCGCAGGCCCGTAAACTATTTCCCAACGCGAAACGGGCGCTGCTGACGGCGTATTCGGACATCGATGCGGCCATTCGCGCGATCAACGAGGTGCAACTGGATTATTACATTGCCAAACCCTGGGACCCGCCCGAAGAAAAATTATATCCCGTACTCGACGACCTGCTCAGTGACTGGCAGTCGGACTACCGGCCCTCATACGGCGGCTTGAAACTGGTTGGTTATCAGTTTTCGCCCCGCTCGCATGACCTGAAAGATTTCCTGGCGGGCAATCTGTTCCCGTACCAGTGGCTTGATATCGAAGGTGATCCGCAGGCGCAGGCATTGCTCGATCTGCACGGCATCGATCGCAGTAATCTGCCTGCTATTGTGTTTGAAGACGGAACGACCCTAACGCAGCCCACCATCGGTGATCTGGGCGAAAAGCTGGGTTTGCAGCCTAAAGCAACGCAGAGTCTGTATGATCTGGCCATTATCGGCGCGGGGCCTGCCGGACTGGCGGCTGCGGTGTACGGTGGTTCGGAAGGGTTGAAAACGATTCTGGTCGACAAACGGGCCCCCGGCGGACAGGCAGGTACGAGCTCGCGGATTGAAAACTACCTGGGCTTTCCCAATGGCCTCAGCGGTGCTGATCTGACACGCCGGGCCATTACGCAGGCGCAGCGGTTCGGTGTTGAGTTTCTGGCTCCGCAGGAAGTTGTTTCCATCAGACCACAGGGTTTGTACAAGCACATCAGAATGGCCGACGGCAGCGAGATCGTGACGCGGGCCATTGTGCTGAGCACAGGTGTATCGTACCACAAACTGGAAAACGAAAGTCTCGACAAATTTACGAGTGCGGGCGTTTACTATGGAGCGGCCACAACCGAAGCCTACGCGTTCAAAGGTAAACCGGTCTACATTGTTGGGGGCGGTAATTCAGCGGGGCAGGGAGCCATGTATCTGTCGAGAACGGCATCGGAGGTGTTCATCTGCGTACGTCGTCCAGACCTGACTGAAACCATGTCGCAGTACCTGGTCGACCAGATTGAACAGACACCGAACATCAAGGTGTTGGGCTGTACGGAAGTCGTTGAGGGACTAGGTAAGGAACGGCTGGAATGCCTGGTACTGGAAAACATGGACACGCACGAACGCCAAACCGTGAATGCCGCCGGGCTATTCATATTCATCGGGACAAAGCCACTGACCGACTGGATCGAAATGGATATTCTCAAAGATCCGAAAGGGTTTATTGCGACGGGTCGCGATCTGGCCAAATACGCCGATTTTAAGAAAGTCTGGAATCACGATCGAGAGCCATACCTGCTCGAAACATGCAGCGCGGGTATTTTCGCAGCGGGCGACGTACGAGCTGGCGCGATGAACCGCGTAGCCTCAGCCGTGGGCGAAGGCGCGATGGCGGTCAGCTTCGTTCACAAATACCTGGCCGATAACTAA
- a CDS encoding UBP-type zinc finger domain-containing protein: MAQQTTCGHLAALTEIKTTDEYVCEECIKTGSSWVHLRTCQTCGKTHCCDSSPNKHATKHFHHSAHPVVSSAEPGERWVWCYVDEQMAGY; this comes from the coding sequence ATGGCTCAACAAACAACCTGCGGGCACTTGGCTGCGCTGACCGAGATCAAAACCACCGATGAGTACGTGTGTGAAGAATGCATCAAAACCGGTAGTTCGTGGGTGCATTTGCGTACCTGCCAGACCTGCGGCAAAACGCACTGCTGCGACTCGTCACCTAACAAACACGCGACCAAGCACTTTCACCACAGTGCTCATCCCGTTGTGTCTTCAGCTGAACCCGGCGAGCGATGGGTCTGGTGTTACGTTGACGAACAAATGGCAGGATACTAA
- the egtB gene encoding ergothioneine biosynthesis protein EgtB, with protein sequence MIAEQTLTAQYVQVRMHSEAICRGLETEDYVVQPIADVSPPKWHMGHTTWFWETFVLIPNAPGYRLFHDDFSYVFNSYYETVGKRVLRTDRGNMSRPTVAGVYAYRAYVDEHMGRFLDTADLSPDLYALILLGLNHEQQHQELLITDIKYILGHNPLLPAIEMPLTRFEEGRNDEAKDIILSEGIYTIGYQDTGQEGGSFCFDNELDRHNVYLNKTTLTGSLTTNGEYLEFMEAGGYQNFRYWFADGWAWVNANGILAPLYWHKIDGVWWNYTFDGLVPVDINEPVCHVSQYEADAYARWKGQRLPTEFEWEAAASELNWGTRWEWTNSAYLPYPGFSTAEGAVGEYNGKFMSGQIVLRGASVATPDGHSRPTYRNFFQPDKRWQFTGIRLAK encoded by the coding sequence ATGATTGCTGAACAAACGCTTACTGCGCAATACGTCCAGGTTCGAATGCACTCCGAAGCCATTTGCCGGGGGCTGGAAACGGAGGATTACGTTGTGCAACCCATTGCCGATGTCAGTCCTCCTAAATGGCACATGGGCCACACGACATGGTTCTGGGAGACGTTTGTCCTGATTCCCAATGCGCCCGGCTATCGTCTTTTTCACGACGATTTCAGCTACGTTTTCAACAGCTATTACGAAACCGTTGGCAAGCGCGTTCTGCGTACCGATCGGGGTAACATGAGTCGGCCGACCGTTGCGGGCGTCTATGCGTATCGTGCTTACGTGGACGAGCACATGGGCCGGTTTCTGGATACGGCCGATCTATCCCCCGACCTTTACGCACTCATCCTGCTTGGTCTGAACCACGAGCAGCAGCACCAGGAACTCCTTATCACGGACATCAAGTATATTCTGGGCCATAATCCATTGCTTCCGGCTATTGAGATGCCACTTACTCGTTTCGAGGAAGGGCGTAATGATGAGGCAAAAGACATAATCCTTTCCGAAGGCATCTACACCATCGGTTATCAGGATACCGGCCAGGAAGGTGGCTCGTTCTGCTTCGATAATGAGCTGGATCGACACAACGTTTATCTGAACAAAACTACGTTAACAGGTAGTTTGACCACCAATGGCGAATACCTGGAATTTATGGAAGCGGGGGGCTACCAGAATTTCAGGTATTGGTTTGCCGACGGCTGGGCCTGGGTTAATGCCAACGGTATTTTGGCTCCGTTGTATTGGCACAAAATTGACGGAGTATGGTGGAATTATACCTTCGATGGGTTGGTGCCTGTCGATATAAACGAGCCAGTCTGTCACGTTAGCCAGTACGAAGCCGATGCGTATGCCCGTTGGAAAGGTCAGCGCTTACCGACTGAATTTGAATGGGAAGCCGCAGCCAGTGAGCTGAACTGGGGGACTCGCTGGGAGTGGACTAATTCGGCCTATCTGCCTTATCCCGGTTTCTCAACCGCCGAAGGAGCCGTAGGCGAATACAATGGTAAGTTTATGAGTGGGCAGATTGTGCTGCGTGGTGCTTCGGTGGCTACACCCGACGGGCATTCGCGACCAACGTACCGCAATTTTTTTCAACCTGACAAACGATGGCAGTTCACGGGAATACGCTTGGCGAAGTAA
- the egtD gene encoding L-histidine N(alpha)-methyltransferase: MAVHGNTLGEVIENDLDAALASEVKTGLVQTPKRLSSRFFYDAEGSRIFQEIMHCPEYYLTRSEYEILETYKADLLNLFAPDQRAFDLVELGAGDGLKTKILLGFFAGQQADFAYAPVDISADALDGLVVDVRKQWPDLQLKPQHDDYFNSLRQLSTESDARRVVLFLGSNIGNFAPDEAVDFYSQLHDRLLPGDIVLTGFDLQKNPAVIHAAYNDRGGLTRDFNLNLLRRINHDLDATFDLDAFDHYETYNPETGEARSYLVSQKPQTVDIKTLDMTVPFEDGEIIHTEISRKFTRVQIAQLAQRTGFSVTGWFTDSKGYFADVVFVRQ; encoded by the coding sequence ATGGCAGTTCACGGGAATACGCTTGGCGAAGTAATAGAAAATGACCTCGATGCTGCATTAGCCAGCGAAGTGAAAACTGGCCTGGTACAAACACCAAAGCGTTTATCATCCCGGTTTTTTTATGATGCCGAAGGCAGTCGGATCTTTCAGGAAATCATGCATTGTCCTGAGTATTATCTGACCCGCTCGGAGTACGAAATTCTGGAAACGTATAAGGCGGATCTGCTTAACCTGTTTGCGCCCGATCAACGCGCATTCGATCTGGTCGAATTGGGGGCGGGTGACGGGCTGAAAACGAAGATTCTGCTTGGTTTTTTTGCGGGACAACAGGCTGATTTCGCTTATGCACCGGTCGATATTTCGGCTGATGCACTCGATGGGTTGGTTGTCGACGTTCGCAAGCAGTGGCCTGATCTTCAGCTTAAACCGCAACACGACGATTACTTTAATTCGCTCCGGCAGTTATCGACGGAATCCGATGCCCGACGCGTCGTCTTGTTCTTGGGATCGAACATCGGTAATTTTGCGCCCGATGAAGCGGTCGATTTTTATAGTCAGCTTCACGACCGACTGTTACCGGGTGACATTGTCCTGACCGGTTTCGATCTGCAAAAGAATCCGGCTGTCATTCACGCGGCTTACAACGACCGGGGGGGGCTAACGCGAGACTTCAATCTCAATCTGCTCCGGCGTATCAACCACGATCTTGACGCCACATTCGATCTGGACGCGTTCGATCATTACGAAACCTATAACCCAGAAACGGGTGAAGCACGGTCCTATCTGGTAAGTCAGAAACCGCAAACGGTCGACATCAAGACTCTGGACATGACCGTACCGTTCGAGGATGGCGAAATTATTCATACCGAAATATCGCGCAAGTTTACCCGCGTTCAGATCGCGCAACTCGCCCAGCGAACCGGATTCTCGGTTACGGGCTGGTTTACAGACAGTAAAGGGTACTTCGCCGATGTGGTTTTTGTCCGGCAGTAA
- a CDS encoding RNA polymerase sigma factor produces MINRPASNTKATERTQDTPQTLGETVRKERGRLLAFIRRRLPDPDEAEDVLQDVFVELTEAYQLAKPIERVASWLFSVARNKISDWYRKSQPNGVRTVSLDSSDYSDDDEGPVLGEWLAVADDSSPESEFFRETLMDALTDALAELPADQRDVFVQHELEGRSFKDMADERGVSVNTLLSRKRYAVLHLRERLQDLYDDFFDD; encoded by the coding sequence TTGATAAATCGACCAGCATCAAACACCAAAGCTACTGAGCGTACGCAGGACACGCCCCAGACGCTTGGTGAAACGGTCCGCAAAGAGCGCGGTCGATTGCTGGCGTTTATTCGCCGACGACTGCCCGATCCCGATGAGGCCGAGGATGTATTGCAGGATGTATTCGTTGAACTGACGGAGGCTTACCAGTTGGCCAAACCGATCGAACGGGTTGCGTCGTGGCTGTTTTCGGTAGCGCGAAACAAGATTAGCGATTGGTACCGTAAAAGCCAGCCGAATGGGGTACGTACCGTTTCGCTCGATTCGTCGGACTATTCCGATGACGATGAGGGCCCCGTGCTGGGTGAGTGGCTGGCTGTAGCCGACGATTCGAGTCCGGAGAGTGAATTTTTTCGCGAAACGCTGATGGATGCGCTAACCGATGCCCTTGCTGAATTACCCGCTGATCAGCGCGATGTGTTCGTGCAGCACGAGCTGGAGGGGCGGAGTTTTAAAGACATGGCCGATGAGCGGGGTGTTTCGGTCAATACGTTGCTATCGAGGAAACGGTATGCGGTCCTGCACCTCCGCGAACGATTGCAGGATTTGTACGATGATTTCTTTGATGACTAG
- a CDS encoding SusD/RagB family nutrient-binding outer membrane lipoprotein translates to MKKITLTIGLLALLGWMSSCEKGFDQLNVNPAAATAINPVYTFNNAIVNSSFPASILIFEEAIVQQMFSPNSGITQGGNFNVDNRGVSGSNAAIWQRFYRDNMRYLVDGIAKTQTDASRTNLYNMMRILKAHTAIVLTDTYGDVPYSEAGVGYLSSNVLPKYDTQESIYNDVIKELTEATAGLDATKATEAGDIMFGGDIAKWRKTGYSLLLRAGMRLSKVNPTLAQSTVQKAVAGGVMQSNADNFVVRHNANFTNSVGATLNSTEAANYYLTSNFVSYLKSTADPRLASIAVRYVGAKSGAEQLPAKAVRTADVQIGMPLGYDNGTVGARAIADGLASFYDYSQLDRTRMGSQFAPCYLVTYAETQLLLAEAAQRTWTTGSAADFYNAGVTAHMKQLGDYDASSLVSDANIAAYLQKNPYVAAKGLELINTQYWIAAFLNGPEVFANFRRSGFPTLTPNPYPGKEIKGNFINRLSYPDSEQSVNAAKRQEAVNRQGPDNLDTRVWWDKQ, encoded by the coding sequence ATGAAAAAAATAACGCTCACTATTGGTCTTTTGGCCCTGCTCGGCTGGATGAGCAGTTGCGAAAAAGGGTTCGACCAATTGAATGTGAACCCGGCGGCCGCCACCGCCATCAATCCCGTGTATACCTTCAATAATGCTATTGTCAATAGTTCATTTCCGGCATCGATCCTCATCTTTGAGGAAGCGATTGTTCAGCAGATGTTTTCGCCAAACTCGGGCATCACCCAGGGCGGGAACTTCAACGTCGATAACCGGGGTGTAAGTGGCTCCAATGCGGCCATCTGGCAACGTTTCTACCGGGACAACATGCGCTACCTGGTCGATGGTATTGCGAAAACCCAAACTGATGCCAGCCGGACCAATCTCTACAACATGATGCGGATTCTGAAGGCTCACACCGCTATCGTACTGACGGACACTTATGGCGACGTTCCCTACTCCGAAGCGGGTGTCGGGTATCTAAGTTCCAACGTATTGCCCAAGTACGATACGCAGGAAAGCATTTATAACGACGTCATCAAGGAGCTTACCGAAGCGACGGCGGGTCTGGACGCGACCAAAGCCACTGAAGCGGGCGATATCATGTTTGGTGGTGACATAGCCAAGTGGAGAAAGACCGGTTACTCGCTCCTGCTCCGGGCTGGCATGCGCCTGTCGAAAGTCAACCCAACGCTGGCTCAATCGACGGTACAGAAGGCCGTAGCGGGTGGAGTGATGCAATCGAACGCAGATAACTTCGTCGTTCGGCATAACGCCAATTTCACCAACTCGGTGGGAGCCACGCTCAACTCGACCGAAGCGGCCAACTATTACCTGACCAGTAATTTTGTTTCGTATTTGAAATCGACCGCCGATCCCCGGCTAGCATCGATTGCGGTGCGGTATGTAGGGGCTAAGAGTGGTGCCGAGCAACTACCGGCCAAAGCGGTTCGTACGGCGGATGTACAGATTGGTATGCCACTTGGGTATGACAATGGCACAGTTGGTGCCAGGGCCATAGCCGATGGACTGGCTAGTTTCTACGATTATTCACAGCTGGATCGGACCCGGATGGGAAGTCAGTTTGCCCCCTGCTACCTCGTGACCTACGCCGAAACACAGCTTCTGCTGGCCGAAGCGGCCCAACGCACCTGGACGACGGGCAGTGCTGCTGATTTCTACAATGCGGGCGTAACGGCACACATGAAGCAGCTCGGAGATTATGATGCTTCGTCGTTGGTATCCGACGCCAATATTGCGGCTTATTTACAGAAGAATCCATACGTAGCCGCCAAAGGACTGGAGCTGATCAATACGCAATACTGGATTGCCGCTTTCCTGAATGGTCCTGAAGTATTCGCTAACTTTCGGCGGAGTGGCTTCCCGACGCTGACCCCGAATCCGTATCCGGGTAAAGAAATCAAGGGCAACTTCATCAATCGCCTAAGTTATCCGGATTCCGAGCAGTCGGTCAATGCGGCAAAACGGCAGGAAGCGGTCAACCGTCAAGGGCCTGACAACCTGGATACGCGCGTCTGGTGGGATAAGCAGTAA